From the genome of Mesorhizobium japonicum MAFF 303099, one region includes:
- a CDS encoding Ulp1 family isopeptidase, with protein sequence MARGTHWSLLLVDRRNRQSPVAYHYDSYEGGNDRQAAMLATRLGANLQQASIRQQENKFDCGVFVVDGTRALIERLVKTDGQHIADLNDLVPDRRDLQGRLRNFPGRG encoded by the coding sequence ATGGCCCGCGGCACCCATTGGTCGCTGCTGCTCGTTGATCGCCGCAACCGGCAAAGCCCGGTTGCCTATCACTACGACTCCTACGAGGGAGGCAACGACCGCCAAGCTGCGATGCTCGCAACGCGGTTGGGCGCCAACCTGCAACAAGCGAGCATACGTCAGCAGGAGAACAAATTTGATTGTGGCGTTTTCGTCGTGGACGGCACCCGGGCCCTTATTGAACGATTGGTGAAGACGGACGGGCAACACATAGCAGATCTCAACGACCTCGTCCCCGATCGCCGGGATTTGCAAGGCCGACTCAGAAATTTTCCTGGCCGCGGTTGA